The following proteins are encoded in a genomic region of Brachypodium distachyon strain Bd21 chromosome 1, Brachypodium_distachyon_v3.0, whole genome shotgun sequence:
- the LOC100824839 gene encoding NHP2-like protein 1 translates to MSQETVNPKAYPLADAQLTMTILDLIQQAANYKQLKKGANEATKTLNRGISEFVVMAADTEPLEILLHLPLLAEDKNVPYVFVPSKQALGRACGVTRPVIACSVTSNEGSQLKQPIQNLKDAIEKLLI, encoded by the exons ATG AGCCAGGAGACGGTGAACCCCAAGGCGTACCCGCTGGCGGACGCGCAGCTGACGATGACCATCCTCGACCTCATCCAGCAGGCTGCCAATTACAAGCAGCTCAAGAAGGGAGCCAACGAAG CGACCAAGACCCTTAACAGGGGAATATCGGAGTTTGTGGTGATGGCAGCTGATACGGAGCCGCTGGAgatcctcctccacctcccctTGCTTGCTGAGGACAAG AATGTGCCATATGTTTTTGTTCCTTCAAAGCAAGCCCTTGGTCGTGCTTGTGGAGTGACCAGGCCTGTCATTGCTTGTTCAGTGACCAGCAACGAGGGCAGCCAGCTGAAACAGCCGATACAGAATCTCAAG GATGCTATCGAGAAGCTGCTCATATGA